From the Cyclopterus lumpus isolate fCycLum1 chromosome 25, fCycLum1.pri, whole genome shotgun sequence genome, one window contains:
- the ccdc9 gene encoding coiled-coil domain-containing protein 9 isoform X1, with the protein MSSAVDLKTKEEKDAELDRRIEALRKKNEALVKRYQEIEEDKQKAEQEGIAVTTPRKPRPHEAETDRRKAEKENFSVTVDLSKPTGDKRVVNDWKPGTPRGRKTSEESDGHRGSPNDGGHRGGPNDGGHRGGPNDGGHRGGPNDGGHRGGPNDGGHRGGSNDGDHRGSPNDSGHRGGPNDGGHRGGPNDGGRWANDGGHRGGANDGGHRGGPNDGGRWPNDSGHRGGPNDSNRGGPSDGHSPPRRTSSGRMDRGGQRRGGGGGGGGGGGGGGGGGGRRQERREWEPRTPKDGEPGESGGPGRRGGRRGRGGGGGGGGGSGAGGVSGEEEGGGGTPGGTDRKSKEWEEKRRQNIEKMNEEMEKIAEYERGQRPDGDKPIRNFLDDPRRSGPAPDIDRKEGSRRHVRNWGGLDFDNVKTGAELEKEWTSRRPGPKGSMDMTMSMTGRERAEYLRWKKEREAIDEERLARHRNATGQWKREWDAQKTENMFKEDAYVASEGITPDQGSRRARGRNCRTEPRGRASDDGKRPPKASSFGDFLSQGRTPGQRGDRGGGRGRGQKPSYSMHDNRWEGEKEEEEKEDKMKREEKPKKKEKEEEKAKPPAAQKAEPKNAEDDDEEWEDASEGEDDEGSDLEHDSRGDEKKDTGKEKPAKGKDNSPTSPPPRSRPPSTGSPKDQRPPRPKVHIPPPAAVQESPEGGKPLSPFLPLESHQPVSDWGEEMEMLSPRSSMGGESPLKPPSVEASPPQNKKEEEEEEEEEEKEKEKEKEKESKAVSSNEPAEPQKEEDTAIDVSSASQNTKAKQTVMVSEPESVPTDSPAAPPSDAAPTEVSCSALSEVSEAAVAMDQDTPAAPSQEDKLDTPPPPAALEVDGSSSEEEEDDDTPAAGTAAAQTAEEVETSESEYSESETSESDPESDPESEPESEPASSEPASSEPASSEPASSEPASSEPASSEQASSEPPSSEPASSEPASSEQASSEPASSEPPSSEQASSEPPPPSSG; encoded by the exons ATG TCTTCAGCGGTGGATCTCAAGaccaaggaggagaaggacgccGAGTTGGACAGACGGATCGAAGCTCTTAGGAAGAAGAACGAAGCTCTGGTCAAGAGGTACCAG GAAATAGAGGAAGACAAGCAGAAGGCAGAGCAGGAGGGCATCGCTGTGACAACACCccggaagccccgcccccatgAGGCTGAGACGGACAGGAGGAAGGCGGAAAAAGAGAACTTCTCTGTCACAGTCGACCTTTCTAAGCCGACGGGG gacaAGAGAGTCGTGAACGACTGGAAACCTGGAACGCCCCGCGGCCGGAAGACATCTGAGGAGAGCGACGGCCACCGAGGGTCGCCGAACGATGGCGGCCACCGAGGGGGGCCAAACGATGGCGGCCACCGAGGGGGGCCGAACGATGGCGGCCACCGAGGGGGGCCAAACGATGGCGGCCACCGAGGGGGGCCAAATGATGGCGGCCACCGAGGGGGTTCGAATGATGGCGACCACCGAGGGTCGCCGAACGATAGTGGCCACCGAGGGGGACCGAACGATGGCGGCCACAGAGGGGGGCCAAATGATGGGGGCCGGTGGGCGAACGACGGCGGCCACAGAGGGGGA GCGAACGACGGCGGCCACAGAGGGGGGCCAAATGATGGCGGCCGGTGGCCTAACGACAGCGGTCACCGAGGAGGGCCGAACGACAGCAACCGGGGAGGGCCGAGTGATGGCCATAGCCCCCCCAGGAGGACGAGTTCTGGACGAATGGATCGGGGAGgtcagagaagaggaggaggaggaggaggaggaggaggaggaggaggaggaggaggaggaggcggccgTCGCCAGGAGAGAAGAGAATGGGAACCTCGCACACCCAAAGATGGAGAACCTGGGGAGTCAGGAGGTCCGGGacgcagaggaggaaggagaggaagaggaggtggtggaggtggaggaggaggtagtGGGGCTGGTGGTGTtagtggagaagaagaaggaggaggcggGACACCAGGTGGCACGGACAGGAAATCCAAG GAATGGGAGGAGAAGAGGCGACAGAACATTGAAAAGATGAatgaagagatggagaaaaTAGCAGAGTATGAGCGAGGACAGCGG CCGGATGGAGACAAGCCAATCCGTAACTTCCTGGACGACCCGAGGCGTTCGGGCCCGGCACCAGACATCGACCGCAAAGAGGGCAGCAGGAGACATGTACGAAACTGGGGAGGGCTGGACTTTGATAACGTGAAGACAGGAGCCGAACTGGAGAAGGAGTGGACT AGCCGAAGGCCCGGACCAAAAGGCTCCATGGACATGACCATGTCCATGACTGGCCGGGAGAGAGCGGAGTACCTGCGCTGGAAGAAGGAGCGTGAGGCGATTGACGAGGAGAGACTAGCGCGCCATCGTAACGCCACGGGCCAGTGGAAACGAGAGTGGGACGCACAGAAGacggagaacat GTTCAAGGAGGACGCATATGTGGCCTCGGAGGGCATCACACCCGATCAAGGCAGCAGGAGAG CCCGGGGGCGTAACTGTCGTACAGAGCCTCGGGGCAGGGCCTCAG ACGACGGCAAGCGACCTCCGAAAGCGTCTTCATTTGGTGACTTCCTGTCCCAGGGCAGGACCCCGGGGCAGCGAGGCGAccggggaggagggaggggccgAGGACAGAAACCGAGCTACAG CATGCATGATAACCGCTGGgaaggagaaaaggaagaggaggaaaaggaggacaagatgaagagagaggagaagcctaaaaagaaggagaaggaggaagaaaaagccAAACCTCCCGCAGCACAGAAG GCGGAGCCGAAGAACGCAGAAGATGACGACGAAGAATGGGAGGATGCCAGTGAAGGAGAAGACGACGAAGGGAGCGACTTGGAACACGACTCCAGGGGCGACGAGAAGAAAGACACCGGGAAGGAGAAGCCAGCCAAGGGCAAAGACAACTCCCCTACATCTCCCCCACCTCGTTCTCGACCGCCATCCACAGGAAGCCCCAAAGATCAGAGGCCTCCCAGGCCGAAGGTCCACATCCCACCCCCGGCAGCAGTTCAGGAGTCCCCAGAGGGAGGCAAgcccctcagccccttcttgCCCCTGGAGAGCCACCAGCCTGTGTCAGACTggggggaggagatggagatgctgtCACCCCGCAGCAGCATGGGAGGCGAGAGCCCACTGAAACCCCCCAGCGTGGAGGCCAGCCCACCCCAgaacaagaaggaagaggaagaggaagaggaggaggaggagaaggagaaggagaaggagaaggagaaggagagcaaagCTGTCAGCTCCAATGAACCTGCTGAGccacagaaagaggaggatACAG cCATAGACGTCTCCTCTGCTTCACAAAACACTAAAGCCAAGCAGACTGTGATGGTGTCAGAACCAGAGTCTGTTCCCACAGACTCCCCCGCTGCACCGCCATCGGACGCCGCCCCAACTGAGGTTTCTTGCTCCGCCCTCTCTGAGGTCAGCGAGGCTGCCGTGGCGATGGACCAGGATACACCTGCTGCTCCATCACAAG AGGACAAACTGgacacccctccccctccagccgCCCTGGAGGTGGACGGTAGCTCttctgaagaggaggaagatgatgacaCGCCGGCTGCTGGGACCGCCGCTGCTCAGACAGCAGAGGAAGTTGAGACCTCGGAGTCAGAGTACTCAGAGTCAGAGACCTCGGAGTCGGATCCGGAGTCGGATCCGGAGTCAGAGCCGGAGTCGGAGCCGGCATCCTCGGAGCCGGCGTCCTCGGAGCCGGCGTCCTCGGAGCCGGCGTCCTCGGAGCCGGCGTCCTCGGAGCCGGCGTCCTCGGAGCAGGCGTCCTCGGAGCCGCCGTCCTCGGAGCCGGCGTCCTCGGAGCCGGCGTCCTCGGAGCAGGCGTCCTCGGAGCCGGCGTCCTCGGAGCCGCCATCCTCGGAGCAGGCGTCCTCGGAGCCGCCACCGCCGTCCTCAG GCTGA
- the ccdc9 gene encoding coiled-coil domain-containing protein 9 isoform X2 — protein sequence MSSAVDLKTKEEKDAELDRRIEALRKKNEALVKRYQEIEEDKQKAEQEGIAVTTPRKPRPHEAETDRRKAEKENFSVTVDLSKPTGDKRVVNDWKPGTPRGRKTSEESDGHRGSPNDGGHRGGPNDGGHRGGPNDGGHRGGPNDGGHRGGPNDGGHRGGSNDGDHRGSPNDSGHRGGPNDGGHRGGPNDGGRWANDGGHRGGSNNDAHRGGPNDGGRWPNDSGHRGGPNDSNRGGPSDGHSPPRRTSSGRMDRGGQRRGGGGGGGGGGGGGGGGGGRRQERREWEPRTPKDGEPGESGGPGRRGGRRGRGGGGGGGGGSGAGGVSGEEEGGGGTPGGTDRKSKEWEEKRRQNIEKMNEEMEKIAEYERGQRPDGDKPIRNFLDDPRRSGPAPDIDRKEGSRRHVRNWGGLDFDNVKTGAELEKEWTSRRPGPKGSMDMTMSMTGRERAEYLRWKKEREAIDEERLARHRNATGQWKREWDAQKTENMFKEDAYVASEGITPDQGSRRARGRNCRTEPRGRASDDGKRPPKASSFGDFLSQGRTPGQRGDRGGGRGRGQKPSYSMHDNRWEGEKEEEEKEDKMKREEKPKKKEKEEEKAKPPAAQKAEPKNAEDDDEEWEDASEGEDDEGSDLEHDSRGDEKKDTGKEKPAKGKDNSPTSPPPRSRPPSTGSPKDQRPPRPKVHIPPPAAVQESPEGGKPLSPFLPLESHQPVSDWGEEMEMLSPRSSMGGESPLKPPSVEASPPQNKKEEEEEEEEEEKEKEKEKEKESKAVSSNEPAEPQKEEDTAIDVSSASQNTKAKQTVMVSEPESVPTDSPAAPPSDAAPTEVSCSALSEVSEAAVAMDQDTPAAPSQEDKLDTPPPPAALEVDGSSSEEEEDDDTPAAGTAAAQTAEEVETSESEYSESETSESDPESDPESEPESEPASSEPASSEPASSEPASSEPASSEPASSEQASSEPPSSEPASSEPASSEQASSEPASSEPPSSEQASSEPPPPSSG from the exons ATG TCTTCAGCGGTGGATCTCAAGaccaaggaggagaaggacgccGAGTTGGACAGACGGATCGAAGCTCTTAGGAAGAAGAACGAAGCTCTGGTCAAGAGGTACCAG GAAATAGAGGAAGACAAGCAGAAGGCAGAGCAGGAGGGCATCGCTGTGACAACACCccggaagccccgcccccatgAGGCTGAGACGGACAGGAGGAAGGCGGAAAAAGAGAACTTCTCTGTCACAGTCGACCTTTCTAAGCCGACGGGG gacaAGAGAGTCGTGAACGACTGGAAACCTGGAACGCCCCGCGGCCGGAAGACATCTGAGGAGAGCGACGGCCACCGAGGGTCGCCGAACGATGGCGGCCACCGAGGGGGGCCAAACGATGGCGGCCACCGAGGGGGGCCGAACGATGGCGGCCACCGAGGGGGGCCAAACGATGGCGGCCACCGAGGGGGGCCAAATGATGGCGGCCACCGAGGGGGTTCGAATGATGGCGACCACCGAGGGTCGCCGAACGATAGTGGCCACCGAGGGGGACCGAACGATGGCGGCCACAGAGGGGGGCCAAATGATGGGGGCCGGTGGGCGAACGACGGCGGCCACAGAGGGGGATCGAACAACGACGCCCACAGAG GGGGGCCAAATGATGGCGGCCGGTGGCCTAACGACAGCGGTCACCGAGGAGGGCCGAACGACAGCAACCGGGGAGGGCCGAGTGATGGCCATAGCCCCCCCAGGAGGACGAGTTCTGGACGAATGGATCGGGGAGgtcagagaagaggaggaggaggaggaggaggaggaggaggaggaggaggaggaggaggaggcggccgTCGCCAGGAGAGAAGAGAATGGGAACCTCGCACACCCAAAGATGGAGAACCTGGGGAGTCAGGAGGTCCGGGacgcagaggaggaaggagaggaagaggaggtggtggaggtggaggaggaggtagtGGGGCTGGTGGTGTtagtggagaagaagaaggaggaggcggGACACCAGGTGGCACGGACAGGAAATCCAAG GAATGGGAGGAGAAGAGGCGACAGAACATTGAAAAGATGAatgaagagatggagaaaaTAGCAGAGTATGAGCGAGGACAGCGG CCGGATGGAGACAAGCCAATCCGTAACTTCCTGGACGACCCGAGGCGTTCGGGCCCGGCACCAGACATCGACCGCAAAGAGGGCAGCAGGAGACATGTACGAAACTGGGGAGGGCTGGACTTTGATAACGTGAAGACAGGAGCCGAACTGGAGAAGGAGTGGACT AGCCGAAGGCCCGGACCAAAAGGCTCCATGGACATGACCATGTCCATGACTGGCCGGGAGAGAGCGGAGTACCTGCGCTGGAAGAAGGAGCGTGAGGCGATTGACGAGGAGAGACTAGCGCGCCATCGTAACGCCACGGGCCAGTGGAAACGAGAGTGGGACGCACAGAAGacggagaacat GTTCAAGGAGGACGCATATGTGGCCTCGGAGGGCATCACACCCGATCAAGGCAGCAGGAGAG CCCGGGGGCGTAACTGTCGTACAGAGCCTCGGGGCAGGGCCTCAG ACGACGGCAAGCGACCTCCGAAAGCGTCTTCATTTGGTGACTTCCTGTCCCAGGGCAGGACCCCGGGGCAGCGAGGCGAccggggaggagggaggggccgAGGACAGAAACCGAGCTACAG CATGCATGATAACCGCTGGgaaggagaaaaggaagaggaggaaaaggaggacaagatgaagagagaggagaagcctaaaaagaaggagaaggaggaagaaaaagccAAACCTCCCGCAGCACAGAAG GCGGAGCCGAAGAACGCAGAAGATGACGACGAAGAATGGGAGGATGCCAGTGAAGGAGAAGACGACGAAGGGAGCGACTTGGAACACGACTCCAGGGGCGACGAGAAGAAAGACACCGGGAAGGAGAAGCCAGCCAAGGGCAAAGACAACTCCCCTACATCTCCCCCACCTCGTTCTCGACCGCCATCCACAGGAAGCCCCAAAGATCAGAGGCCTCCCAGGCCGAAGGTCCACATCCCACCCCCGGCAGCAGTTCAGGAGTCCCCAGAGGGAGGCAAgcccctcagccccttcttgCCCCTGGAGAGCCACCAGCCTGTGTCAGACTggggggaggagatggagatgctgtCACCCCGCAGCAGCATGGGAGGCGAGAGCCCACTGAAACCCCCCAGCGTGGAGGCCAGCCCACCCCAgaacaagaaggaagaggaagaggaagaggaggaggaggagaaggagaaggagaaggagaaggagaaggagagcaaagCTGTCAGCTCCAATGAACCTGCTGAGccacagaaagaggaggatACAG cCATAGACGTCTCCTCTGCTTCACAAAACACTAAAGCCAAGCAGACTGTGATGGTGTCAGAACCAGAGTCTGTTCCCACAGACTCCCCCGCTGCACCGCCATCGGACGCCGCCCCAACTGAGGTTTCTTGCTCCGCCCTCTCTGAGGTCAGCGAGGCTGCCGTGGCGATGGACCAGGATACACCTGCTGCTCCATCACAAG AGGACAAACTGgacacccctccccctccagccgCCCTGGAGGTGGACGGTAGCTCttctgaagaggaggaagatgatgacaCGCCGGCTGCTGGGACCGCCGCTGCTCAGACAGCAGAGGAAGTTGAGACCTCGGAGTCAGAGTACTCAGAGTCAGAGACCTCGGAGTCGGATCCGGAGTCGGATCCGGAGTCAGAGCCGGAGTCGGAGCCGGCATCCTCGGAGCCGGCGTCCTCGGAGCCGGCGTCCTCGGAGCCGGCGTCCTCGGAGCCGGCGTCCTCGGAGCCGGCGTCCTCGGAGCAGGCGTCCTCGGAGCCGCCGTCCTCGGAGCCGGCGTCCTCGGAGCCGGCGTCCTCGGAGCAGGCGTCCTCGGAGCCGGCGTCCTCGGAGCCGCCATCCTCGGAGCAGGCGTCCTCGGAGCCGCCACCGCCGTCCTCAG GCTGA
- the ccdc9 gene encoding coiled-coil domain-containing protein 9 isoform X3, which produces MSSAVDLKTKEEKDAELDRRIEALRKKNEALVKRYQEIEEDKQKAEQEGIAVTTPRKPRPHEAETDRRKAEKENFSVTVDLSKPTGDKRVVNDWKPGTPRGRKTSEESDGHRGSPNDGGHRGGPNDGGHRGGPNDGGHRGGPNDGGHRGGPNDGGHRGGSNDGDHRGSPNDSGHRGGPNDGGHRGGPNDGGRWANDGGHRGGANDGGHRGGPNDGGRWPNDSGHRGGPNDSNRGGPSDGHSPPRRTSSGRMDRGGQRRGGGGGGGGGGGGGGGGGGRRQERREWEPRTPKDGEPGESGGPGRRGGRRGRGGGGGGGGGSGAGGVSGEEEGGGGTPGGTDRKSKEWEEKRRQNIEKMNEEMEKIAEYERGQRPDGDKPIRNFLDDPRRSGPAPDIDRKEGSRRHVRNWGGLDFDNVKTGAELEKEWTSRRPGPKGSMDMTMSMTGRERAEYLRWKKEREAIDEERLARHRNATGQWKREWDAQKTENMFKEDAYVASEGITPDQGSRRDDGKRPPKASSFGDFLSQGRTPGQRGDRGGGRGRGQKPSYSMHDNRWEGEKEEEEKEDKMKREEKPKKKEKEEEKAKPPAAQKAEPKNAEDDDEEWEDASEGEDDEGSDLEHDSRGDEKKDTGKEKPAKGKDNSPTSPPPRSRPPSTGSPKDQRPPRPKVHIPPPAAVQESPEGGKPLSPFLPLESHQPVSDWGEEMEMLSPRSSMGGESPLKPPSVEASPPQNKKEEEEEEEEEEKEKEKEKEKESKAVSSNEPAEPQKEEDTAIDVSSASQNTKAKQTVMVSEPESVPTDSPAAPPSDAAPTEVSCSALSEVSEAAVAMDQDTPAAPSQEDKLDTPPPPAALEVDGSSSEEEEDDDTPAAGTAAAQTAEEVETSESEYSESETSESDPESDPESEPESEPASSEPASSEPASSEPASSEPASSEPASSEQASSEPPSSEPASSEPASSEQASSEPASSEPPSSEQASSEPPPPSSG; this is translated from the exons ATG TCTTCAGCGGTGGATCTCAAGaccaaggaggagaaggacgccGAGTTGGACAGACGGATCGAAGCTCTTAGGAAGAAGAACGAAGCTCTGGTCAAGAGGTACCAG GAAATAGAGGAAGACAAGCAGAAGGCAGAGCAGGAGGGCATCGCTGTGACAACACCccggaagccccgcccccatgAGGCTGAGACGGACAGGAGGAAGGCGGAAAAAGAGAACTTCTCTGTCACAGTCGACCTTTCTAAGCCGACGGGG gacaAGAGAGTCGTGAACGACTGGAAACCTGGAACGCCCCGCGGCCGGAAGACATCTGAGGAGAGCGACGGCCACCGAGGGTCGCCGAACGATGGCGGCCACCGAGGGGGGCCAAACGATGGCGGCCACCGAGGGGGGCCGAACGATGGCGGCCACCGAGGGGGGCCAAACGATGGCGGCCACCGAGGGGGGCCAAATGATGGCGGCCACCGAGGGGGTTCGAATGATGGCGACCACCGAGGGTCGCCGAACGATAGTGGCCACCGAGGGGGACCGAACGATGGCGGCCACAGAGGGGGGCCAAATGATGGGGGCCGGTGGGCGAACGACGGCGGCCACAGAGGGGGA GCGAACGACGGCGGCCACAGAGGGGGGCCAAATGATGGCGGCCGGTGGCCTAACGACAGCGGTCACCGAGGAGGGCCGAACGACAGCAACCGGGGAGGGCCGAGTGATGGCCATAGCCCCCCCAGGAGGACGAGTTCTGGACGAATGGATCGGGGAGgtcagagaagaggaggaggaggaggaggaggaggaggaggaggaggaggaggaggaggaggcggccgTCGCCAGGAGAGAAGAGAATGGGAACCTCGCACACCCAAAGATGGAGAACCTGGGGAGTCAGGAGGTCCGGGacgcagaggaggaaggagaggaagaggaggtggtggaggtggaggaggaggtagtGGGGCTGGTGGTGTtagtggagaagaagaaggaggaggcggGACACCAGGTGGCACGGACAGGAAATCCAAG GAATGGGAGGAGAAGAGGCGACAGAACATTGAAAAGATGAatgaagagatggagaaaaTAGCAGAGTATGAGCGAGGACAGCGG CCGGATGGAGACAAGCCAATCCGTAACTTCCTGGACGACCCGAGGCGTTCGGGCCCGGCACCAGACATCGACCGCAAAGAGGGCAGCAGGAGACATGTACGAAACTGGGGAGGGCTGGACTTTGATAACGTGAAGACAGGAGCCGAACTGGAGAAGGAGTGGACT AGCCGAAGGCCCGGACCAAAAGGCTCCATGGACATGACCATGTCCATGACTGGCCGGGAGAGAGCGGAGTACCTGCGCTGGAAGAAGGAGCGTGAGGCGATTGACGAGGAGAGACTAGCGCGCCATCGTAACGCCACGGGCCAGTGGAAACGAGAGTGGGACGCACAGAAGacggagaacat GTTCAAGGAGGACGCATATGTGGCCTCGGAGGGCATCACACCCGATCAAGGCAGCAGGAGAG ACGACGGCAAGCGACCTCCGAAAGCGTCTTCATTTGGTGACTTCCTGTCCCAGGGCAGGACCCCGGGGCAGCGAGGCGAccggggaggagggaggggccgAGGACAGAAACCGAGCTACAG CATGCATGATAACCGCTGGgaaggagaaaaggaagaggaggaaaaggaggacaagatgaagagagaggagaagcctaaaaagaaggagaaggaggaagaaaaagccAAACCTCCCGCAGCACAGAAG GCGGAGCCGAAGAACGCAGAAGATGACGACGAAGAATGGGAGGATGCCAGTGAAGGAGAAGACGACGAAGGGAGCGACTTGGAACACGACTCCAGGGGCGACGAGAAGAAAGACACCGGGAAGGAGAAGCCAGCCAAGGGCAAAGACAACTCCCCTACATCTCCCCCACCTCGTTCTCGACCGCCATCCACAGGAAGCCCCAAAGATCAGAGGCCTCCCAGGCCGAAGGTCCACATCCCACCCCCGGCAGCAGTTCAGGAGTCCCCAGAGGGAGGCAAgcccctcagccccttcttgCCCCTGGAGAGCCACCAGCCTGTGTCAGACTggggggaggagatggagatgctgtCACCCCGCAGCAGCATGGGAGGCGAGAGCCCACTGAAACCCCCCAGCGTGGAGGCCAGCCCACCCCAgaacaagaaggaagaggaagaggaagaggaggaggaggagaaggagaaggagaaggagaaggagaaggagagcaaagCTGTCAGCTCCAATGAACCTGCTGAGccacagaaagaggaggatACAG cCATAGACGTCTCCTCTGCTTCACAAAACACTAAAGCCAAGCAGACTGTGATGGTGTCAGAACCAGAGTCTGTTCCCACAGACTCCCCCGCTGCACCGCCATCGGACGCCGCCCCAACTGAGGTTTCTTGCTCCGCCCTCTCTGAGGTCAGCGAGGCTGCCGTGGCGATGGACCAGGATACACCTGCTGCTCCATCACAAG AGGACAAACTGgacacccctccccctccagccgCCCTGGAGGTGGACGGTAGCTCttctgaagaggaggaagatgatgacaCGCCGGCTGCTGGGACCGCCGCTGCTCAGACAGCAGAGGAAGTTGAGACCTCGGAGTCAGAGTACTCAGAGTCAGAGACCTCGGAGTCGGATCCGGAGTCGGATCCGGAGTCAGAGCCGGAGTCGGAGCCGGCATCCTCGGAGCCGGCGTCCTCGGAGCCGGCGTCCTCGGAGCCGGCGTCCTCGGAGCCGGCGTCCTCGGAGCCGGCGTCCTCGGAGCAGGCGTCCTCGGAGCCGCCGTCCTCGGAGCCGGCGTCCTCGGAGCCGGCGTCCTCGGAGCAGGCGTCCTCGGAGCCGGCGTCCTCGGAGCCGCCATCCTCGGAGCAGGCGTCCTCGGAGCCGCCACCGCCGTCCTCAG GCTGA
- the zgc:152863 gene encoding sushi domain-containing protein 6, whose product MWASCPSPCGRVSLVCGLLLLASSPLLTAGRLSNCTHPLVPEHGGFRCDPSPCRGFPHKSSIHFFCEPGYHVNNKVRVSRCRHGRWQPPIPACIPFREGPNMRSDDRVNDSMPSMATTAVGVSIFLLTTTACLVVKSRLYPCQSHSSRRSSDQLDLMVDGLPVSLPSYEEAVYGSWGQRLPAFSAPGPTQLLLAQEAPINHPASLNNQSDSSNRPLLPSPDNPPPPYEEVLSSDPRDRVGAGDVRPLRVAFSDDKDT is encoded by the exons ATGTGGGCCTCGTGTCCATCGCCCTGCGGACGCGTCAGTCTGGTGTGTGGCCTCCTCCTGCTGGCCTCCTCCCCGCTCCTCACGGCAG GCCGACTGAGCAACTGCACGCACCCTCTGGTGCCGGAACATGGAGGGTTCCGCTGCGATCCGTCTCCGTGTCGAGGTTTCCCCCACAAGAGCTCCATTCACTTCTTCTGCGAGCCCGGTTACCACGTCAACAACAAGGTCCGCGTCTCCAGGTGTCGCCACGGGAGGTGGCAGCCCCCGATTCCTGCCTGCATCCCCttcagag agggTCCCAACATGCGCTCTGACGACCGGGTGAACGACTCCATGCCCAGCATGGCCACAACGGCGGTGGGCGTGTCCATCTTCCTGCTCACCACCACCGCCTGCCTAGTCGTCAAGTCCCGCCTCTACCCCTGTCAATCACACAG CAGCCGTCGCTCCTCAGACCAGCTGGACCTGATGGTGGACGGactccccgtctccctcccctcctacGAGGAGGCGGTGTACGGCAGCTGGGGGCAGCGCCTGCCCGCCTTCTCGGCCCCGGGACCCACCCAGCTCCTGTTGGCTCAGGAGGCTCCCATCAATCACCCGGCGTCTCTCAACAACCAATCAGACAGCAGCAACCGCCCGCTCCTGCCCAGCCCTGacaaccccccgcccccctacGAGGAGGTCCTGTCGTCGGACCCCAGAGACAGGGTGGGGGCCGGGGACGTCCGGCCGCTACGTGTTGCGTTTTCAGACGACAAAGACACTTGA